Proteins encoded together in one Bosea sp. (in: a-proteobacteria) window:
- a CDS encoding TAXI family TRAP transporter solute-binding subunit, protein MNRLGIGRRGLAAVAVLLALTGLAAAVFYYIGQPHSLRLAVGPLGSEDARMAAAFVQGLTRDKAPVRLRLVLTEGSEDSAKRIDAGQADLAMLRADIAMPATADTVLITRRSFPFFITRAETAIGRIADLRGRKVGVAQKPAGNTALLKRVLTQYEVRPEEVEIVALNQEEIVPAAKEKRIDVFFAINAVGSHTNNDALRRLRDAWGGDPVLIPIREADALAAHYRAIETGEIVRGALGGDPPRPSESLPTISITSRLVAARRLDDNLIGELTKDILDLRLTLAAELPAVQALETPSTDKDAPLPVHTGAAAYIDGEQESFFDRYGDWFYIGAMALSALGTGGAALLGRESANRRRRAMAGLDELLALLAVIRSCEDEAELMRLGHEADQILTRVLADYATGDLDTAALTAYRLAIDQVGRAVAERQRALAES, encoded by the coding sequence TTGAACCGGCTGGGCATCGGCAGGCGCGGGCTGGCGGCGGTGGCGGTTCTGCTCGCGCTCACCGGGCTTGCCGCAGCGGTGTTCTACTATATCGGCCAGCCGCACAGCTTGCGACTCGCCGTCGGGCCGCTCGGCTCGGAGGATGCCCGCATGGCGGCCGCCTTCGTCCAGGGCCTCACCCGCGACAAGGCGCCGGTGCGGCTGCGCCTCGTCCTGACGGAAGGGTCGGAGGACAGCGCGAAGCGGATCGATGCGGGCCAGGCCGATCTCGCCATGCTGCGCGCCGACATCGCCATGCCCGCGACCGCCGACACGGTGCTGATCACGCGCCGGAGCTTCCCCTTCTTCATCACCCGGGCCGAGACGGCGATCGGCCGCATCGCCGATCTGCGCGGCCGCAAGGTCGGGGTCGCCCAAAAGCCCGCCGGCAACACGGCGCTGCTGAAGCGGGTGCTGACGCAATACGAGGTCCGGCCCGAGGAGGTCGAGATCGTCGCGTTGAACCAGGAGGAGATCGTCCCGGCGGCGAAGGAGAAGCGCATCGACGTCTTCTTCGCGATCAACGCCGTCGGCTCCCACACCAACAACGACGCGCTGCGCCGGCTGCGCGATGCCTGGGGCGGCGATCCCGTGCTGATCCCCATCCGCGAGGCCGACGCGCTCGCCGCGCATTACCGCGCGATCGAGACCGGCGAGATCGTCCGCGGGGCGCTGGGGGGCGACCCGCCGCGCCCCTCCGAAAGCCTGCCGACCATCTCGATCACCTCGCGCCTCGTCGCGGCGCGCAGGCTCGACGACAATCTCATCGGCGAATTGACCAAGGACATCCTCGACCTCCGGCTGACGCTGGCGGCGGAGCTGCCGGCCGTGCAGGCGCTGGAGACGCCCTCGACCGACAAGGACGCGCCGCTCCCGGTCCATACGGGCGCGGCCGCCTATATCGACGGCGAGCAGGAGAGCTTCTTCGACCGTTACGGCGACTGGTTCTATATCGGCGCCATGGCGCTCTCGGCGCTGGGCACGGGCGGGGCGGCGCTGCTCGGCCGCGAGAGCGCCAACCGGCGCCGGCGCGCCATGGCGGGGCTCGACGAACTGCTCGCGCTGCTTGCCGTCATCCGCTCCTGCGAGGACGAGGCGGAACTGATGCGGCTCGGCCATGAGGCGGACCAGATCCTGACCCGCGTGCTCGCCGACTACGCCACGGGCGACCTCGACACCGCCGCGCTCACCGCCTACCGCCTCGCCATCGACCAGGTCGGCCGGGCGGTGGCCGAGCGCCAGCGGGCGCTGGCGGAGAGCTGA
- the trpB gene encoding tryptophan synthase subunit beta: protein MNAPASPNSYRNGPDENGRFGLFGGRFVAETLMPLILELEQAYNAAKADPAYHAEMAAGLKHYVGRPSPLYFAERLTEHFAGAKIYLKREELNHTGSHKVNNVLGQILLARRMGKKRIIAETGAGQHGVATATLCARYGLECIVYMGAVDVARQAPNVFRMQMLGAKVVPVESGTRTLKDAMNEALRDWVTNVATTFYCIGTVAGPHPYPAMVRDFQSIIGRETREQMQEAEGRLPDSLIACIGGGSNAMGLFHPFLDDASVEIYGVEAAGHGIESGLHAASLTGGRPGVLHGNRTFLLMDEDGQIKDAHSISAGLDYPGIGPEHSWLHDIGRVKYLSATDEEALDAFQLISRLEGIIPALESAHALARVAELAPQKSKDHLMVVNLSGRGDKDIPQVAEILAAR, encoded by the coding sequence ATGAACGCCCCCGCCAGTCCCAACAGCTACCGCAACGGCCCCGACGAGAACGGCCGCTTCGGCCTGTTCGGCGGCCGCTTCGTCGCCGAGACGCTGATGCCGCTGATCCTGGAGCTGGAGCAGGCTTATAATGCGGCCAAGGCCGATCCTGCCTATCACGCCGAGATGGCGGCGGGCTTGAAGCATTATGTCGGGCGGCCCTCGCCGCTTTATTTCGCCGAGCGCCTGACCGAGCATTTCGCCGGCGCGAAGATCTACCTGAAGCGCGAGGAGCTGAACCACACCGGCTCCCACAAGGTGAACAACGTGCTCGGCCAGATTCTGCTGGCGCGGCGGATGGGCAAGAAGCGCATCATCGCCGAGACCGGCGCCGGCCAGCACGGCGTCGCGACCGCGACGCTGTGCGCCCGCTACGGGCTCGAATGCATTGTCTACATGGGCGCCGTCGACGTCGCCCGTCAGGCGCCCAACGTCTTCCGCATGCAGATGCTCGGCGCGAAGGTCGTGCCCGTCGAATCCGGCACCAGGACGCTGAAGGACGCGATGAACGAGGCGCTGCGCGACTGGGTGACCAACGTCGCGACGACCTTCTACTGCATCGGCACGGTCGCCGGTCCCCATCCCTATCCGGCGATGGTGCGCGACTTCCAGTCAATCATCGGCAGGGAGACGCGCGAGCAGATGCAAGAGGCCGAAGGCCGCCTTCCCGATTCACTGATCGCCTGCATCGGCGGCGGCTCGAACGCGATGGGCCTGTTCCACCCCTTCCTCGACGATGCTTCGGTCGAGATCTACGGCGTCGAGGCGGCCGGCCACGGCATCGAAAGCGGGCTGCACGCCGCCTCGCTCACCGGCGGACGCCCCGGCGTGCTGCACGGCAACCGCACCTTCCTGCTGATGGACGAGGACGGGCAGATCAAGGACGCCCATTCGATCTCGGCCGGGCTCGACTATCCCGGCATCGGCCCCGAGCATTCCTGGCTGCACGATATCGGCCGGGTGAAATATCTCTCCGCGACCGACGAGGAGGCGCTCGATGCGTTCCAGCTCATCTCCCGGCTGGAAGGCATCATCCCGGCGCTGGAAAGCGCCCATGCGCTCGCTCGCGTCGCCGAGCTCGCTCCGCAAAAGTCGAAAGACCATCTGATGGTGGTCAATCTCTCCGGCCGCGGCGACAAGGACATCCCGCAGGTCGCGGAGATTCTGGCGGCGCGCTGA
- the polA gene encoding DNA polymerase I, translating into MSETTKTAPALKPGDHLFLVDGSNFIFRAYFQSINQDRKYLSRSDGLPSGAVRLFATKLFQFVREGVLGVKPTHLAIVFDKSENSFRKAIYPAYKGNRSDPPADLIPQFPLMREAVRAFGLIPVEQDVYEADDLIATYARQAREAGADVLIVSADKDLMQLVRLGVAMYDPASGDQKKGSGFRAERRIGEPEVVEYFGVTPDRVTDVQALAGDATDNVPGAPGIGIKTAAQLIGEYGDLETLLARAGEIKQPKRRETLTNPEVVEKVRLSHKLVSLVDDVKVETPLEELTLVEPDPVKLVAFLKAMEFTTITRRVGEAYEADVGAIEADPALAPGGSRTAELKALHAGADTIEDAVSDTTPAAPAAAATLAEATGGEAGWLKPADLAASRRNEALAAKIDRSTYECVRTLTDLERWIAWSYETGHVALDTETTSLDAMQADLCGISLAVAPGRACYVPLQHRGGDGGLFDEGLLAGQIPLAEAVAALKPLLADASVLKIGQNLKYDLIVLERHGLTISPIEDTMLISYALDAGSNSHGMDRLAALHLGHETIPYGQVAGTGKAQVTFDKVPLDRATDYAAEDADVTLRLWLTLKPRLPAEKKTTVYEVLERPMVAVLAQMEKRGIAIDRQILSRLSGDFAQGLARLEDEIYALAGEKFTIGSPKQLGDILFGKMGLEGARKTATGQWATGAGVLEELAEQGHALPAKILDWRQLAKLKSTYTDSLPGHVNPQTNRVHTSYALAATTTGRLSSSEPNLQNIPIRTEAGRKIRTAFVPEKGYKLVSADYSQIELRILAHIAEIPQLRQAFADGIDIHAMTASEIFGVPVQGMPSEVRRRAKAINFGIIYGISAFGLANQLGIGREEASAYIRKYFERFPGIRDYMDQTKTQVRAHGLVTTIFGRVCHFPAVASKNPSERAFVERQAINAPIQGSAADIIRRAMIRMDSALAAERLNARMLLQVHDELVFEVPEEEVEKTLPVIERVMVDAPLPAVELRVPLAVEARAAGNWDEAH; encoded by the coding sequence ATGAGCGAGACAACCAAGACCGCGCCCGCCCTGAAGCCCGGCGACCATCTCTTCCTGGTCGACGGCTCGAACTTCATCTTCCGGGCCTATTTCCAGTCGATCAACCAGGATCGGAAATATCTGTCGCGCTCGGACGGGCTGCCCTCCGGCGCGGTCCGTCTCTTCGCGACGAAGCTGTTCCAGTTCGTGCGCGAGGGCGTGCTCGGCGTGAAGCCGACCCATCTCGCCATCGTCTTCGACAAGTCGGAGAACTCGTTCCGCAAGGCGATCTACCCGGCCTACAAGGGCAACCGCTCCGATCCGCCGGCCGATCTCATCCCGCAATTCCCGCTGATGCGCGAGGCGGTGCGCGCCTTCGGCCTGATCCCGGTCGAGCAGGACGTCTACGAGGCCGACGACCTGATCGCGACCTATGCCAGGCAGGCGCGCGAGGCCGGCGCCGACGTGCTGATCGTCTCGGCCGACAAGGACCTGATGCAGCTCGTGCGGCTGGGCGTCGCCATGTACGACCCCGCCTCCGGCGACCAGAAGAAGGGCTCAGGCTTCCGGGCCGAGCGCCGCATCGGCGAGCCGGAGGTGGTCGAGTATTTCGGCGTGACGCCCGACAGGGTCACCGATGTCCAGGCGCTGGCGGGCGACGCCACCGACAACGTGCCGGGCGCGCCCGGCATCGGCATCAAGACGGCCGCCCAGCTCATCGGCGAATACGGCGACCTCGAAACCCTGCTGGCGCGGGCCGGCGAGATCAAGCAGCCGAAGCGCCGCGAGACGCTGACCAACCCGGAGGTGGTCGAGAAGGTGCGCCTCTCGCACAAGCTCGTCAGCCTCGTCGACGACGTTAAGGTCGAGACGCCGCTCGAAGAGCTGACGCTGGTCGAGCCCGACCCGGTGAAGCTCGTCGCCTTCCTCAAGGCGATGGAGTTCACCACCATCACCAGGCGCGTCGGCGAGGCCTACGAGGCCGATGTCGGCGCGATCGAGGCCGATCCGGCGCTGGCGCCGGGCGGTTCGCGCACGGCCGAGCTGAAGGCGCTTCATGCCGGTGCCGACACGATCGAGGACGCCGTCTCCGACACGACCCCGGCCGCCCCCGCTGCCGCCGCGACCCTGGCCGAGGCGACGGGCGGGGAAGCCGGCTGGCTGAAGCCCGCCGATCTCGCAGCCTCCCGCAGGAACGAGGCGCTCGCGGCCAAGATCGACCGCTCGACCTATGAATGCGTGCGCACGCTCACCGATCTCGAACGCTGGATCGCCTGGTCCTATGAGACCGGCCATGTCGCGCTCGACACCGAGACCACCTCGCTCGACGCGATGCAGGCCGATCTCTGCGGCATCTCGCTTGCGGTCGCGCCCGGCCGCGCCTGCTATGTCCCGCTGCAGCATCGCGGCGGCGACGGCGGGCTGTTCGACGAGGGGCTGCTCGCCGGCCAGATCCCGCTGGCAGAGGCCGTGGCGGCGCTGAAGCCGCTGCTCGCCGACGCCAGCGTGCTCAAGATCGGCCAGAACCTGAAATACGACCTCATCGTGCTGGAGCGCCACGGGCTCACGATATCCCCGATCGAGGACACGATGCTGATCTCCTATGCGCTCGATGCCGGCTCCAACAGCCACGGCATGGACCGGCTCGCCGCGCTGCATCTCGGCCATGAGACGATCCCCTACGGGCAGGTCGCCGGCACCGGCAAGGCGCAGGTCACCTTCGACAAGGTGCCGCTCGACCGGGCGACCGACTATGCCGCCGAGGACGCCGACGTCACGCTGAGGCTCTGGCTTACGCTGAAGCCGCGCCTGCCCGCCGAGAAGAAGACCACCGTCTACGAGGTGCTGGAACGGCCGATGGTCGCCGTGCTCGCCCAGATGGAGAAGCGCGGCATCGCCATCGACCGCCAGATCCTGTCGCGCCTCTCCGGCGATTTCGCGCAGGGGCTGGCACGGCTGGAGGACGAGATCTACGCGCTCGCCGGCGAGAAATTCACCATCGGCAGCCCCAAGCAGCTCGGCGACATCCTGTTCGGCAAGATGGGGCTGGAAGGCGCCAGGAAGACCGCGACCGGGCAATGGGCGACCGGCGCCGGCGTGCTGGAGGAGCTGGCCGAGCAGGGCCATGCGCTGCCGGCGAAGATCCTCGACTGGCGCCAGCTCGCCAAGCTGAAATCGACCTATACGGATTCGCTGCCGGGCCATGTGAACCCTCAGACCAACCGGGTCCACACCTCCTATGCGCTGGCGGCGACGACGACGGGCCGGCTCTCCTCCTCGGAGCCGAACCTGCAGAACATCCCGATCCGCACCGAGGCCGGCCGCAAGATCCGCACCGCCTTCGTGCCGGAAAAGGGCTACAAGCTGGTCTCGGCCGACTACAGCCAGATCGAATTGCGCATCCTCGCCCATATCGCCGAGATTCCGCAGCTCAGGCAGGCTTTCGCCGACGGCATCGACATCCATGCGATGACGGCCTCCGAGATCTTCGGCGTGCCGGTCCAGGGCATGCCGAGCGAGGTGCGCCGCCGCGCCAAGGCGATCAATTTCGGCATCATCTACGGCATTTCGGCCTTCGGCCTCGCCAACCAGCTCGGCATCGGCCGCGAGGAGGCGAGCGCCTATATCCGCAAATATTTCGAGCGCTTCCCCGGCATCCGCGACTATATGGACCAGACCAAGACGCAGGTGCGCGCCCATGGCCTGGTCACCACGATCTTCGGCCGGGTCTGCCATTTTCCGGCGGTCGCCTCGAAGAACCCCTCCGAGCGCGCCTTCGTCGAGCGCCAGGCGATCAACGCGCCGATCCAGGGCTCGGCCGCCGACATCATCCGCCGCGCCATGATCCGGATGGATTCAGCGCTCGCCGCCGAGCGGCTCAATGCCCGCATGCTGCTGCAGGTCCATGACGAGCTCGTCTTCGAGGTGCCGGAGGAGGAGGTGGAAAAGACCCTGCCGGTGATCGAGCGGGTGATGGTCGACGCCCCGCTCCCGGCCGTCGAGCTGCGGGTTCCGCTCGCGGTCGAGGCGAGGGCCGCCGGCAATTGGGACGAGGCGCATTGA
- a CDS encoding phosphoribosylanthranilate isomerase gives MPIGSHLAIKICGLSTPETLAAALAGGADMVGFVFHPRSPRFVAPERAAQLAATARGKAEIVALIVDWDEKRAADLVETLKPDWLQLHGTETPEHAAAIAAAAGRPVMKALGIAGAADLEAIARYAGAVERILLDAKPPKDAAFPGGHGRPFDWSLLAGLDPRQPFMLSGGLDPANVAEAIRIARPAGVDVSSGVESAPGIKDPLRIAEFIAAARKAAAAMQEGLRA, from the coding sequence ATGCCCATCGGTTCTCATCTCGCGATCAAGATCTGCGGCCTCTCCACGCCCGAGACGCTCGCGGCGGCGTTGGCCGGCGGGGCCGACATGGTCGGCTTCGTCTTCCATCCGAGAAGCCCGCGCTTCGTCGCGCCAGAGCGCGCCGCGCAGCTTGCCGCAACCGCGCGCGGCAAGGCGGAAATCGTCGCGCTGATCGTCGACTGGGACGAAAAGCGCGCGGCCGATCTGGTGGAGACCCTGAAGCCCGACTGGCTGCAACTGCACGGCACGGAAACGCCCGAGCACGCGGCCGCCATCGCGGCAGCGGCCGGCCGGCCGGTGATGAAGGCGCTCGGCATCGCGGGCGCGGCCGATCTCGAGGCCATCGCGCGCTATGCCGGCGCGGTCGAGCGCATCCTGCTCGACGCCAAGCCGCCGAAGGACGCCGCCTTCCCCGGCGGCCATGGCCGGCCCTTCGACTGGAGCCTGCTCGCCGGCCTCGACCCTCGGCAGCCCTTCATGCTATCGGGCGGCCTCGATCCGGCGAATGTCGCGGAGGCGATCCGCATCGCGCGGCCGGCGGGGGTCGATGTCTCCTCCGGCGTCGAAAGCGCGCCGGGGATCAAGGATCCGCTGCGGATCGCGGAATTCATCGCGGCGGCGCGCAAGGCCGCCGCGGCCATGCAGGAAGGTTTGCGCGCATGA
- a CDS encoding universal stress protein has protein sequence MASSIKSIFTAYTEEGQGEQESALGYALSLAQQAAAHLTIQAAAMRYAIPASFVGDFGVAFVHAENRRIGVLAERFAELARTSADLAGVTSTIETPRLVYAELGERLVNHARVHDLSVLDLEKDAAERDRGLIEAALFESGRPVIIVPPGCETFAAGRILIAWDGSAGAARTVAEARPFLPGAEVEILSVIGEKDLSRIVAGAELAPHLARHGAKVGVRNLALPGGSDVAEAIRQAATEFRADLIVCGAYKHSRLREWLLGGVTQSLLKATPLPLLMSR, from the coding sequence ATGGCCTCATCGATCAAGAGCATCTTCACCGCCTATACCGAGGAAGGCCAGGGCGAGCAGGAGTCGGCGCTCGGCTACGCTCTGTCGCTCGCGCAGCAGGCGGCCGCGCATCTGACGATCCAGGCCGCGGCGATGCGCTATGCCATACCGGCTTCCTTCGTCGGGGATTTCGGCGTCGCCTTCGTCCATGCCGAGAACCGCCGCATCGGCGTGCTGGCGGAGCGTTTCGCGGAGCTCGCGCGCACCAGCGCCGACCTCGCCGGCGTGACCAGCACGATCGAAACGCCGCGGCTGGTCTATGCCGAGCTCGGCGAGCGGCTGGTGAACCATGCCCGCGTCCACGATCTGAGCGTGCTCGACCTGGAGAAGGACGCCGCCGAGCGCGACCGCGGCCTGATCGAGGCGGCGCTGTTCGAGAGCGGCCGGCCGGTGATCATCGTGCCGCCGGGCTGCGAGACCTTCGCCGCCGGGCGCATCCTGATCGCCTGGGACGGCAGCGCCGGCGCCGCCCGCACGGTGGCCGAGGCCCGGCCGTTCCTGCCGGGCGCGGAGGTGGAGATCCTCTCCGTCATCGGCGAGAAGGACCTGTCGCGGATCGTCGCGGGGGCGGAGCTCGCGCCGCATCTGGCGCGGCACGGCGCCAAGGTCGGCGTGCGCAACCTCGCTCTTCCGGGCGGCAGCGACGTGGCCGAGGCGATCCGGCAGGCGGCGACGGAATTCCGCGCCGATCTGATCGTCTGCGGCGCCTACAAGCATTCGCGGCTGCGCGAATGGCTGCTCGGCGGCGTCACGCAGTCGCTCTTGAAGGCGACGCCGCTGCCGCTCCTGATGAGCCGTTGA
- a CDS encoding aldo/keto reductase: MQFRNLGRSGLRVSLVGLGCNNFGGRIDLEATRKVVDAAIAHGITLFDTADVYGERGGSEAALGEVLGARRKEIVLASKFGMDMDAEGMKKGGSRRYIMSAVEASLQRLRTDWIDLYQFHRPDPLTPIEETLRAMDDLVTQGKVRYIGCSNLVAWQVADARWTARDLGIPGFASAQDEYSLLKRGAEKHLIPAIAHYGMGLLPYFPLANGALTGKYKRGAAMPEGARLTKQPERAGQILSEDNWRRIEGLGAFAEARGRTLVELAFSWLAAQPVVSSVIAGATKPEQIAVNVKAADWALTAEELAEIDTIVK; the protein is encoded by the coding sequence ATGCAATTCCGCAATCTCGGCCGCTCGGGCCTGCGCGTCTCGCTCGTCGGGCTCGGCTGCAACAATTTCGGCGGCCGCATCGATCTCGAGGCGACCCGCAAGGTCGTCGACGCCGCCATCGCGCACGGCATCACGCTCTTCGACACCGCCGACGTCTATGGCGAGCGCGGCGGCTCCGAGGCGGCGCTGGGCGAGGTTTTGGGCGCGCGGCGCAAGGAGATCGTGCTCGCCAGCAAGTTCGGCATGGACATGGATGCCGAGGGCATGAAGAAGGGCGGCTCGCGCCGCTACATCATGAGCGCCGTCGAGGCATCGCTCCAGCGACTCAGGACCGACTGGATCGACCTCTACCAGTTCCACCGGCCGGACCCGCTGACCCCGATCGAGGAGACGCTGCGCGCGATGGACGACCTCGTGACCCAGGGCAAGGTCCGCTATATCGGCTGCTCGAACCTGGTCGCCTGGCAGGTTGCCGACGCGCGATGGACGGCGCGCGACCTCGGCATCCCGGGCTTCGCCTCGGCCCAGGACGAGTACAGCCTGCTGAAGCGCGGCGCCGAGAAGCATCTGATCCCGGCCATCGCCCATTACGGCATGGGGCTTCTGCCTTATTTCCCGCTCGCCAACGGCGCGCTCACCGGCAAGTACAAGCGCGGCGCGGCGATGCCGGAAGGCGCGCGCCTCACCAAGCAGCCGGAGCGCGCCGGCCAGATCCTCAGCGAGGACAACTGGCGCCGGATCGAGGGGCTCGGCGCCTTCGCCGAGGCGCGCGGCAGGACGCTGGTCGAGCTCGCCTTCTCGTGGCTCGCGGCGCAGCCGGTGGTGTCGAGCGTCATCGCCGGCGCGACCAAGCCCGAGCAGATCGCGGTGAACGTCAAGGCGGCCGACTGGGCGCTGACGGCCGAGGAGCTCGCCGAGATCGATACCATCGTGAAGTAG
- the typA gene encoding translational GTPase TypA produces MPMRNIAIIAHVDHGKTTLVDKLLQQSGAFRENQRVAERVMDSNDIEKERGITILAKATSVVWKDTRINIVDTPGHADFGGEVERILNMVDSAIVLVDAAEGPMPQTKFVVSKALKLGLRPIVAINKVDKPDARTQEVINEVFDLFAALDASDEQLDFPILYGSGKQGWMAPSPEGPQDQGLAPLYDLILKHVPAPKVEDGPFSMIGTLLEANPYLGRIITGRVTSGTAKPNQAIKVLSGDGTTVETGRISKILAFRGIERQPIEEAVAGDIVSIAGLVKGTVADTFCDPAVTEPIKAQPIDPPTVSMTFSVNDSPLAGTEGDKVTSRMIRDRLFKEAEGNVALKVEESSDKDSFVVSGRGELQLAILIETMRREGFELGVSRPRVVFARDEAGQLLEPIEEVVIDVDEEHSGVVVQKMSERKADMLEMKPSGGNRLRLVFHAPTRGLIGYQGELLTDTRGTAIMNRLFHAYMPYKGEIAGRRNGVLIAMETGEAVAYALWNLEDRGPMMIEPGWKVYQGMIVGEHTRENDLEVNVLKGKKLTNIRTTSKDEAVRLTPPIRMTLERSLAWIDDDELVEVTPKSIRLRKGILDPNERKRSQKLRAEVA; encoded by the coding sequence ATGCCCATGCGCAACATCGCCATCATCGCGCACGTCGACCATGGCAAGACCACCCTCGTCGACAAGCTCCTGCAGCAATCCGGCGCCTTCCGGGAGAACCAGCGCGTCGCCGAGCGCGTCATGGATTCCAACGACATCGAGAAGGAGCGCGGCATCACCATCCTGGCCAAGGCGACCTCGGTCGTCTGGAAGGATACGCGCATCAACATCGTCGATACCCCCGGCCACGCCGATTTCGGCGGCGAGGTCGAGCGCATCCTGAACATGGTCGATTCCGCCATCGTGCTGGTCGACGCCGCCGAAGGCCCGATGCCGCAGACCAAGTTCGTGGTCTCCAAGGCGCTGAAGCTCGGCCTTCGCCCGATCGTCGCGATCAACAAGGTCGACAAGCCCGACGCGCGCACGCAGGAGGTCATCAACGAGGTCTTCGACCTCTTCGCCGCGCTCGACGCCAGCGACGAGCAGCTCGATTTCCCGATCCTCTACGGCTCGGGCAAGCAGGGCTGGATGGCGCCCTCGCCGGAAGGCCCGCAGGACCAGGGGCTCGCCCCGCTCTACGACCTCATCCTCAAGCACGTCCCGGCGCCCAAGGTCGAGGACGGCCCGTTCAGCATGATCGGCACGCTGCTCGAGGCCAACCCCTATCTCGGCCGCATCATCACCGGCCGCGTCACCTCCGGCACGGCGAAGCCGAACCAGGCGATCAAGGTGCTCTCCGGCGACGGCACGACCGTCGAGACCGGCCGCATCTCGAAGATCCTCGCCTTCCGCGGCATCGAGCGCCAGCCGATCGAGGAAGCGGTCGCCGGCGACATCGTCTCGATCGCGGGCCTGGTGAAGGGCACCGTCGCCGACACCTTCTGCGACCCCGCCGTCACCGAGCCGATCAAGGCCCAGCCGATCGACCCGCCGACCGTCTCGATGACCTTCTCGGTCAACGATTCCCCGCTCGCCGGCACCGAGGGCGACAAGGTGACGAGCCGGATGATCCGCGACCGCCTGTTCAAGGAAGCGGAAGGCAACGTCGCGCTCAAGGTCGAGGAATCCTCCGACAAGGATTCGTTCGTCGTCTCGGGCCGCGGCGAATTGCAGCTCGCCATCCTGATCGAGACGATGCGCCGCGAGGGCTTCGAGCTCGGCGTCTCGCGCCCGCGCGTCGTCTTCGCCCGCGACGAGGCCGGCCAGCTGCTCGAACCGATCGAGGAGGTCGTGATCGACGTCGACGAGGAGCATTCCGGCGTCGTCGTGCAGAAGATGTCCGAGCGCAAGGCCGACATGCTGGAGATGAAGCCCTCGGGCGGCAACCGCCTGCGCCTCGTCTTCCATGCGCCGACGCGGGGCCTGATCGGCTATCAGGGCGAGCTCCTGACCGATACCCGCGGCACCGCGATCATGAACCGGCTGTTCCACGCCTACATGCCCTACAAGGGCGAGATCGCCGGGCGCCGCAACGGCGTGCTGATCGCGATGGAGACCGGCGAGGCGGTCGCCTACGCGCTCTGGAATCTGGAAGACCGCGGCCCGATGATGATCGAACCGGGCTGGAAGGTCTATCAGGGCATGATCGTCGGCGAGCACACCCGCGAGAACGATCTCGAGGTGAACGTGCTCAAGGGCAAGAAGCTCACCAATATCCGAACGACCTCGAAGGACGAAGCGGTGCGCCTGACCCCGCCGATCCGGATGACGCTGGAACGCTCGCTCGCCTGGATCGACGACGACGAGCTGGTCGAGGTGACGCCGAAATCGATCCGCCTGCGCAAGGGCATCCTCGACCCGAACGAGCGCAAGCGCTCGCAGAAGCTCAGGGCCGAAGTGGCCTGA